The following coding sequences are from one Candidatus Nitrosopumilus sp. SW window:
- a CDS encoding NusA-like transcription termination signal-binding factor — translation MTQSIKLTTDQMRMMSLFQNVTGATARDCVEDEKQDRVIFVVNTGKMGLAIGKGGMHIKSLQNIVKRNVELVEFDEDPAKFLSNLLNSKLVSEVKINTRADGTKQAIVMVDPRKKGIVVGREGRNAEKARMLAKRYFDITSVLINSPERQTLEM, via the coding sequence ATGACACAATCAATCAAACTAACAACGGATCAAATGCGTATGATGTCTTTGTTCCAAAATGTTACAGGTGCAACCGCACGTGATTGTGTTGAAGATGAAAAACAAGATAGAGTAATTTTTGTAGTTAACACAGGAAAGATGGGCCTTGCAATTGGTAAGGGTGGAATGCATATCAAATCATTGCAAAACATTGTAAAAAGAAATGTGGAACTCGTAGAATTTGATGAGGATCCAGCAAAATTTTTGTCTAATTTGCTTAATTCTAAACTAGTATCTGAAGTAAAAATAAATACACGAGCAGATGGGACAAAACAGGCAATTGTTATGGTAGACCCAAGAAAGAAAGGAATCGTTGTAGGAAGAGAAGGCAGAAATGCTGAGAAGGCACGAATGCTTGCAAAACGATATTTTGATATTACTAGTGTCTTGATTAACAGTCCTGAAAGACAAACTTTGGAGATGTAG
- a CDS encoding ribosomal L7Ae/L30e/S12e/Gadd45 family protein, which translates to MSKILEKSLKDARKEGKLTMGTKQVLNSVKNSKLIVLSQSVEKEMIEQIESDAKKEKIPLVNFQGTSVALGRLCGLQFRISTISFTSIDDANIKSILKDTEAEEKND; encoded by the coding sequence ATGAGTAAGATACTTGAAAAATCTTTGAAGGATGCCCGTAAAGAAGGGAAACTAACAATGGGTACTAAACAAGTTTTAAACTCTGTAAAAAATTCCAAGCTAATTGTATTGTCTCAATCTGTAGAGAAAGAAATGATTGAGCAAATTGAATCAGATGCAAAAAAAGAAAAAATACCTTTAGTGAACTTCCAAGGAACCTCAGTCGCATTGGGTAGATTATGTGGCTTACAATTTAGAATTTCAACAATCTCATTCACATCAATTGATGATGCAAACATCAAATCAATTTTAAAAGATACAGAAGCTGAGGAAAAAAATGATTAG